The genomic segment catttgattttaatataaaagttttataaatataattttacatagaTTATTTTTATGCAAGGTAATTATGATGTCTCTGATATTTTCAGTCCAAAATTCTTCTTTGCTATAGGAAGGTTATGGTTTTATTATAGCCGTGTGGTCTTACTATAGCTAATAAAAGCTAAAAAAAGTGGTAATAATATCTTATAATGTTTCTATTAATTAAACTTAGCTTTTAAGTTCTAATAACTAATATTGAAATGTAGAgttgattaataaaaaaattgatttttttaatttaaatttgagtataatagataaaaaataatattgaaaaatttaatattcaatgAAATTATCGAATATCGAaactttgtaaaaataataataataaggggaTCTAGTCCTGGAAATTTTAGCTAACCATTGgatcttcttttttcctttatcCGGCACTGCAATCCTGACATGGTAGCCGTAAGAGGGAGTAATTTGATGTGAAAATTTAATTGCTTCTCATACCACTATCTCCCATTTTTGGTGACATCCATTTAATTTCTCAACTGTATCCATCAACGCAATAAATTATAAGCCAACCACCAAATTATATTTGCCTTTCAAACCACACATGTATATGCTATATAAAAGCACCACTTTGGCCCCTTCACTCAACACCATTTAAACTCCAAACACTAGAAGAAGGTTTAGTTTTACAAACATGGCTAGTTCCGGTGTCCTTAAGTTGGTTTCCATGATTCTCATCGTGTGCATGGCGGTGATGGGTGCACCCAAGGCTGCCAAAGCCGCCATCACGTGCAGCGACGTGGTGAGCCACTTGATCCCGTGCTTGTCCTACGTACAAAACGGCGGTACACCCGCTGCTGCATGCTGCAGTGGGGTAAAAACACTCTACGGCCAGGCTCAGACCTCCACGGACCGCCAAGACGTGTGCAAGTGCATCAAATCGGCGGTGAACGGAATGCCTTACACCGGCTATAACCTCAATCTCGCAGCCGGCCTACCTGCTAAATGTGGTCTCCATCTTCCTTACAACATCAGCCCC from the Gossypium hirsutum isolate 1008001.06 chromosome D09, Gossypium_hirsutum_v2.1, whole genome shotgun sequence genome contains:
- the LOC121221012 gene encoding non-specific lipid-transfer protein 3, translated to MASSGVLKLVSMILIVCMAVMGAPKAAKAAITCSDVVSHLIPCLSYVQNGGTPAAACCSGVKTLYGQAQTSTDRQDVCKCIKSAVNGMPYTGYNLNLAAGLPAKCGLHLPYNISPSTDCNKVQ